The stretch of DNA GTGTGCCCCTGATGTCAGGATCGGATACCAGAGCGCGATGATGCCCACATTCCAGGCGCGTGCGTATTTTCTGATGTGGGCGGGGATGGTTTGGTAGTCGTCCTTCTCCTCGAAACTGGGGTCGATCAGCATGAGGCCCCTGCGGGGTGTCGGTGGCAGGATCGAATGGGCCATGGCGAAGCCGTCTGTGCGGTGGACCTTGGCCGTGGGCAGCGCCAGTTCGAGGGCGTTGTGTTCGGCTGGGTGCAGCTCGGCCAGGGTGATGGTGTCGGTGTCGCGCAGGATCTGTGCGGCGATCATGGGGGAGCCGGGGTAGGCGTTTTTCCCATGTATTGCAGTGGTTTGCGTGAGGCACCTGGTGTAGGGGTGATCGGCCGGGAACCAGCTTTGCGCCCGTGTGATGCCCTGCGCCGCCTCGCCTGTTTTCAGGGCCTCGTCGGCGCCGAGGTCATAGAGGGCGCGGCCGCCATGTGTCTCGATATAGCTGACCGGTTTGTCCTTGCGGGTGAGGTAGGCGAGCATCCACGCGAGCAGGCTGTGCTTGTGGACGTCGGCGAGGTTTCCGGCGTGGTAGATGTGCTGGTAGCTGAGCATGGGCGCATATGGCCCGAGGGGCACCGTACGCGCAACG from Tateyamaria omphalii encodes:
- the rlmJ gene encoding 23S rRNA (adenine(2030)-N(6))-methyltransferase RlmJ gives rise to the protein MLSYQHIYHAGNLADVHKHSLLAWMLAYLTRKDKPVSYIETHGGRALYDLGADEALKTGEAAQGITRAQSWFPADHPYTRCLTQTTAIHGKNAYPGSPMIAAQILRDTDTITLAELHPAEHNALELALPTAKVHRTDGFAMAHSILPPTPRRGLMLIDPSFEEKDDYQTIPAHIRKYARAWNVGIIALWYPILTSGAHSNMLKTLQKDHPGALRHEVRFAPARPGHGMVGSGLFVLRPPFGLAEQATILKTHFDQLK